The window CACCATGACGCTCTGGAACATATTGCAACCAATCGACACCAGTTGGCCAAAAAGCCCTAGGAAATCGAAGATAACATTTGTTCAAGACTCCCATGCCTAGTTTGGCGATTGCAGTTTGCTTGCTCTGTGGCAACTCAGGAGTAAACCGTACTTGCTTAGCTTGCAAAACCCCAAGTGGCAGCGTAACAACAACATGGTCGGCAATCAATTCAGTTGCTTGGGTCACTACCCGAACAGGCTCCTGACCCCATCGAATCTCCTTCACCACCTGACCTAATTCAATCCGTAACCCCTGTGCCAAAAATTCTGGGATGACTCTAAATCCCTGAGCAAACAGGGCCTCATCTCCATCAAACGCTTTGTCACTGTTATACCAATGGGCAGAGAGCCGCTGGGCACTTCCCGAATACTCATGCTCAAGTTCACTGCTCAGAATAAAGTTTGTAAGTTGGTATGCTTCCGAAGCCCAATTAAACTGGCTAGTCAATGGTTCGATCGCCTGCCGAATGGAAACATCAGTATCCCTACTCTGAAGCTTCCTCAAGGCTGCATACAGTTGTTGCCTTAACCTCTCTAAGCGGATCTCTTCTGCCTGAGAGAGTAGCTGTCCTGAAGCGTTGTAGATTACTGCCCTGTCATAGCTAGTGACAAGCAGCCTAGCCTTGATTTGTTCGGCCAAATCCGTCAGAGGATTGCCTTGGGTTCCATGTATCCACGATGCACCAAAATCTAAGGGCACATCGGGCCACTCAGTACTTGTCCAAACTCGACCGCCAATACGTTGACGAGCTTCGACGACAACGACATCGTGGCCTTGCTTGTGCAATTCCCGTGCTGCCGCAAGACCTGCTAACCCCGCACCAACTATCACAATACGCTTCTGGTTGGCTGCTGCCCAATACTGCTGTTGTGACTCTTTACCACAGGCCCTCTCTACCAAAGCTATCAATGCCAAGCCAACGATCTCTAGAAAGTCTCGCTTACGCACAGGTGAACCTCTCAAGTTGCTACCCTAACCTTGTCATTGTGCATAGGTGCTACTGCACGAAACATTCCAGCAGAATCAGTGACAGCACTCATCGGCTGCGCCACGGAGTACACTAGGGCAACTATCTGTCTCCTTAGCGTATGCTCTTGCCTTGCAGGGAAGCAAGCACGGCATTGCAGCAATTAATTTGCCTAGCCACCTCGCTTTAAAGCTAGTTCAACTTGGTTGAGTTCCTGGGTAAGTCGAGCCTTCAACTTTTGGGGAATGGGACGGTTGGGGTAAGAGCTATAGTGCCCTGCTAGGCCATTTAGGGCAGTGCGCATGGTGGTATAGGATTGCAATTTAAGAAGACTATCATCGCGCCGATACCGAGATGCATAGTCGTTCATTTGTTGACGTACTTTTTGTTGAATAGCAGCCCGATCAGGAGAATCCGCGGTCACGTCGATCGCAGCTCGCATCGCACTAACTACCGCTAAGGTGTCATCCCGGTAGTTGCCAGTCAGTCCACCACTTGAGGCTCCACAGCTCGTCAAGCCCAGAACAGCAACCAAAATCAGAGCTAGCACAGCAGACAAGTAGCGTTTCATAGTTAAGTGTGTGGTTAAAAATTCACAAGAATGTAGTTATCGTAACTGGATTTGGGGACAGGGATCAAATTTTTCGCCCCCAAGGGGATCGATCACTGGTAGTCTGTTGGTAGGTTGTGAAGAAATAGGCGCTAAGCGCTCGTGATCTGTTAGGGCGCTGCATGGCCTGATCTGTTGAGCATTTGCTTTCAGTTATTCCACCACAATCGTTCTTGCTATCCTGTCCACTTGAGCACTGAAGCCGTTGAGAATATAGAGGAAGCCATGGCTGTTGCAACCACCCAATCTTTAGAAGAGTTATGTGTTAATTCGATTCGATTCTTGGCAATCGATGCTGTTGAAAAAGCAAAGTCTGGTCACCCTGGGCTGC of the Cyanobacteriota bacterium genome contains:
- a CDS encoding FAD-dependent oxidoreductase, which produces MRKRDFLEIVGLALIALVERACGKESQQQYWAAANQKRIVIVGAGLAGLAAARELHKQGHDVVVVEARQRIGGRVWTSTEWPDVPLDFGASWIHGTQGNPLTDLAEQIKARLLVTSYDRAVIYNASGQLLSQAEEIRLERLRQQLYAALRKLQSRDTDVSIRQAIEPLTSQFNWASEAYQLTNFILSSELEHEYSGSAQRLSAHWYNSDKAFDGDEALFAQGFRVIPEFLAQGLRIELGQVVKEIRWGQEPVRVVTQATELIADHVVVTLPLGVLQAKQVRFTPELPQSKQTAIAKLGMGVLNKCYLRFPRAFWPTGVDWLQYVPERHGEWTEWLSFKRVANVSVLLGFNAADRGREIESWPDQQIVASAMQTLRTIYGASIPEPIDYQLTRWATDPFSRGSYSYNSVGTVPKMRQELAAPLGKSVFFAGEASEQDYFGTAHGAYLSGLRAASEILRV
- the psb27 gene encoding photosystem II protein Psb27, with the protein product MKRYLSAVLALILVAVLGLTSCGASSGGLTGNYRDDTLAVVSAMRAAIDVTADSPDRAAIQQKVRQQMNDYASRYRRDDSLLKLQSYTTMRTALNGLAGHYSSYPNRPIPQKLKARLTQELNQVELALKRGG